The Cydia strobilella chromosome 5, ilCydStro3.1, whole genome shotgun sequence region CCTATAATAGTTAAAACTGATGAAgatatgtaaatattgtataacTAATGTGGTACATTCACAAAATGGAAACTTGAAGAGGCATAAGCGACTTTAGGAATACAGAGATGAAATCGTGCAAAGGTTTTTTGACTGACATGTTcataaatgtatgtaatgtgagaTACTTAAtgggttttatttaaatatgtgctTAATGTTAGGCATTCAGTGCGGTAGAGCAAAaacatttttcccctcactagctcggaaagccgtcttttatcctttaaaaccagcggggaaaaacgcattttatccactagtggggaaagtaatttgaccttggatggagcgtatttaagtagcttgacagataacaaaacgtaaaacgctcataataatggttcgttctatattaattatcattaaataaatggtttgagaatttaataaaaaataccaaatttagctttatttactgattttaagtcataaaccttaaaattccatatgaaacgtttgttttctaataatgatgttaaataacgcgcaaattctgaacgcacaagttgagtcgacgcaatttcaaaacgcatcattgacatttcatacatcagaaatgtcaacattgtcaacaaaatttttactttaaaacttctcacgtaaaaatacagaatttccagagtttattgttataatatcgtaaaaaaattagtgattccagtgatgaagatgatctaacgcctgtggatgttgcactttcctcgctatagtgaggtgaaaagttttgtgttacacacgggtgcaaatgtattttacttctcgtgtgttaaaacactcgctacgctcaggattctattttagaatcactcgcttcgctcgtggttcaactatagagtcctttcacttgctcgtgtttcaattccacactcgctggtaaaatacaactttgcacccttgtataacaaataactattatattacaCTACATTAAGTACCCTAATTTATTAAACAAAGCCGTACGTTCATGTTTAAGTTActagtaaaatatttatttagtgaaataaattatgaaattaaataaatgttttatagtCCTTGTCGGATAACCAAGCTATGTTATACTGTGATTATATAgcttagttttaatatagaaacACAAACAGATTACCCCAAATCACCCGGATTAAACAAAACCTATCAAATCTTATTCACACACATCAAAATTGTAGGTATAGTTAATAAGCTTCAATGATTATTAAAAGACTTCAAAAATGATAGCATTAAAAGAAGTACGTACGTAAGTTTTGTATTTAGTCCTAGATCATTAACTGTGCACAtttaaaagataagataaaaaatgtttttattgcacagaaagAATACAAATGTAGTACATATCACAAGTTGctgaaaagagttggtgcataactgacttgacattcggaggttccaggattccccgcactaggctaggcctgtatcgcgggagaccagatgtaaatttttatgtcatgcgagttaGCTAGAATGATATTTTTCAAatgaggacaaaaatgagattcaggtttatatacctggattaagaTAAATGCAATTTTTAGTATTACAACTATGTCTATTTGTCATTAGTTATTACATTactgctattaaatttgtttctatATAGGTTCAACTTTAGTTTCAATTATGTTACTAtgatattttagtctaatttagtaagttttatatcttttacagttttgtgttaaacaattttataaagttaaaatattttagtctaatttagttagttttatatctaaaCGTTTGcgttaaacaatttttaaaagtaatgtctcAGTCTCATCATAATCAAGTGTTGATAACCCGCTAAAAAGTAACCTTTTAGCCACATGCACAGTGCAACCAATTAATTCGCAAAGGACGTCGTCGCCAAATCGTCTCCCAAAAGCAGTGTTAACCCACGGGATAGGTAACTTAAACACACGTTTAGCAAGTAATTCCTCATAATTTTCGGTCTTAACGGTTTTTTTGTGAATTGAAATACAGACTTTATGTATGTAGGAGCTGGCGGACTGTAAGTACTTTAGCTTCTTGGTAAAGGCTGTTTGTCGGATagcgaaagggctttttgagcatTGCCTTTAAGACCGAACGTTGAGCTCTTTCAGCCATTATGATGGACGTCTTAGCGGCACTGCCTCATACTGAGATGGCGTATGTGATTAGAGGCTGACatagagatatatatatatatttaaagtttCAAGTCTGCGAAATGTCtaagtttcttaaatatatacatcgttTTCCTAATTTTGCTGGAGAGGCACTTTATATTGGCTTTGAAATTTAAATGTTCGCCTAAAAGTAAGCCGAGATATTTTATAGTCGGTACGACATATTACTTCACAGGAACATGATAAGTTACTGACATTATTGCAATTGTGAATTTTGATTAAATCTCTAGAATTAGAGGGGCTGGAAGCGGCAGATTTATGAAAACACAGGAATTCAGTCTTTTTACTATTTAAGGTTAGAAGTTAGAAGGTTATCTCGGAGCCATTAGGCGACGTTACTCATACCCTTTTCTGCTGCAGAAAAAACACTCTCCCAAGTATCACCTTTAAAAAGGATTACTGTATCATCGGCATAACAGATTATTTCCGCTTGGGAAAGGGGAATGCTGTGAATGTCATTAATGtagattaaaaataatgtgGGGCCAAGCACGCTCCCCTGCGGAACCCCAAAATCCACGCTGTCCAGCTCGCTCTTGTGGCAGTCCGCTTTAATTTAACCAGTTTCCTTCTGTCAGATAGATAACTATCGCACCAGGCCAGTGACACGCCCCGTATCCCCAATTTTTCAAGCTTTTGAAGGAGTATTGGTCTAGACACAGTGTCAAAGGCCTTGGCCAAGTCCAAGAAGACGCCGATGCAGTTTATGTTATTGTCCAAGTTGGCAGATATTAGATTGACCAAGAGCGAGATGGCATCCTCAGTGGACCTGCGTGACCTAAAGCCAAATTGTCTCTCCGACAGTACTCCGCTCTTTTCTAGGAACCCGATGAGTCTTTTATTGACGAGTTTCTCTAAAATCTTCGAAAAAACACTAAGTAGGGATAGGTGCAAGGTTCATTTTTAGGTCCGTCCGGTATGGGGGTGATAGATGCTATTTTCCACTGTTCTGGAAAGTGACCCGTACTTAAACTTAGGTTATAAATATGTGCTAGTGGTTGCAATATTAGGTGGCCAACAGACTTGATCAGGTCGCCGCTGACCCCATCCAGGCCCGGtgcactattatttttaggctgcgaatatttttgatttcattGACATTTGTAGGGTGCATGAAAAAGAATTCGGAAGGACTttctcttatatttattttggcGGCTAAAGTCTTCTTAGCATCCCCAGTTTGAGCAAAAATGTATCTGCAAGCTTTTTACCCGCCGACGAGAAGAAGTTATTGCACCTATTCACAGACTGCTTGGGGTCATTGGGATCAATCAAGTCAGCGTGTCGAGTCGGTTTCTTTGGGATGTTGCATATATTTCTTATCGTACTCCACAGCTTCTTTTAGGGTCTTTGTTGGTGGGCTTTGTTCGTGTTCGTGTTTTAGCTTCCATTACATCTACACCCTCCCTCTTTGGGTCGTTGAGCCATGTTAGTTAGACTTATGTTAGTTAGTTCTCTACACATCTAGGACTAAATACAATTCTCCATTTGTCAGCAGGACtttttttgcttttgtatgcATGTTACCCGATTTCACGAAAACGTCTAAACCTTCACAGTTGGTCCTGTTATTATTATCACGCCAGAATCTGATAATGGGATCCTGGATAAGTCGAGTAAAATCTTCAAgtctttggtattttttttgctgcattttctctcgaaaagcACTTTTTGGTGAAGTGGAAGGTACTGCTGATGAAGAGCATGAAATGATGACTTGTTACGCTGAAGGAGGTTCCTCTTTAGTTAATGAATATTTCGTTATACCTCGATATAATACCTCGATTGTGAGTCGTTAGGATTTTGATGAATCAAACTAAAGAAGCCCATCATGGTGCCGTCTGTCAAGCAGGACGGCAATATAATTATACGCGTGCAACAGAGATAGCAACAGTTaggtcaatgtacgaaaatcACTGTGGAAAGCTTCTTTTCTTTACCCATATAACTTGCCTTCTTTAATAACGCAAAAGAAAATGACGCAGCCATGCATATTTGCCTAAATACAACAGCAAAGGCGGGTTTACGGGGCCGCCAAACTACGGATTCCCGGAATGTTTCATCGGTAATAACGGCACCAATGCGAGTATGATGGCCAGTTTTAGATCATTCCACTAGTGTGGTTTACGATAGTGTGGTTACCACTTGTGGCTCTTTTGATTTTTAGGGCAGACAATGCAGTTTTTTTAGATATCCTAACAGACCTAACAGACTCTAACTTCTTCAAATCTGTTTTAATAGAATAGAACTTTCAATAGAATCGGTTAAGAcatgcgacctgcagaggagaacatccggacataccaAAAGCAggtttgcccaagctgaaacggagatcTTCGCTAATGCTCGGTCACTTAATAAGtacatcgtcatcatcatcagcgtGTATAATTAACTGCTGGACATAGACCTCACCCATTGAAATGGTGTCACCATCTTTGCAAGGTGGTTGGCAGGCAGAGGCCGCGGATTCATCCGTCACTCCATCTCGTCCGAGGTATCTTCTAATCTAGTACCTACATCAAGTGAAAAATAGTTTGAAACCAGTGTATCTATTTAGTGTTAACTCGTTTGCTTTATCTTAATTTTATCAAGAAGATAAACGTGATtctaattacaataataaaaccgTGTTTAAGTCAGATGAAAACAagacttaggtataggtacttttatacagcataaTTCTTTAATAAATGAACCCGATGTTAAATTTCGAGACTGCTACTGCCAATAATTCtaggtacatattaaataaGATACAAATTGTATAAAAGTGATCATATACTGTAATAGAATACTGTATAACAGACCACCTGTACTTACATAtagcttggaggatataaccaaacggagtagccattaacaggcgttcccctctgtcgaaactctatgaccaatggtcatacacattgtatggagtgacgtttatctgacatggttatttttactttaagtaTACCTTTGatgttcccctcccccgcaaaaatctgcagactgttttgtacagaaaattacagacaaggcgtctccatttggttatatcctccaagactTATAGTTATGTTGGAGCCTGACGGGAGATTTCTAGTTAAAGATAGTATAAAtacttagtaggtacttaacacCGTTTACACAATATATCAGCACCAGTGACTTCATTACATAAATCTTGATATCGTCAGCTTGCACTTGTGTTAAGACGTGTAAAATCTAACTTAATCGCCAATCAATATTAACAATATCTAGAAGTCGTTTATTATTATAGTGTGCTACTTGAATAGTCGATTGTATAAaccaataatttttttaaacatataaaTATGAATGGAGACGTAGCCGGAAAAGATTACAACCCTTTTGAGCATAGGAAAGTGGAAAAGCCAAATTCGTAAGTAAATTTGCCTATTTTTTTGGTGTATGTATAGTGATATTTGTGTATGTGAAAGGAGAAAAGTCCTATAAATTTAACGATTGTCCTTTTTTGTTTTGACGATGCAAGAAGCATCTGTGTAATCTACTGACAGTACTGACTCAGGCTCCGATTCTGGTTCCGGTTCCGTTTTCGGTTCCGATTCCATTTCTGGTTCctatacaataaatttaaaacatctggTTCCGCTTTCGGTTCCGATAAAACCACAACCGTTACATTCCtgatacatactaacagggcaagttaaataaaagctttttaaaagACAGATGACTAAAATACTACTATATTTTTACAAGGTACATAACTAATTACGTAGGGACATAAAtgtgatataattattattagactGTATTTAAAAACGAATTCATTGATCGAGCtagtgaaggtctccgtttAAGCTTGAGTAAAAAGGCTTTCGtgtgtccggatgttctcctctacacagggcaggtcgcaattctcaaccgattttcgtgaaattttgtgagcaggttcaataatcaaatagattttttttttgtccattCAGGTTTTGGAAATTttacaaaatggcggagtcattCAGTTTTAAGCTACtggttaaaacaattttttttatataaaagtgCTGTAGTATACGAGATTAGAAGGCAGTTCcctaataaagtatttttttaacaggGATGCCAGAGCCCTCGCTAATCTCCTCAAGGCCTCACTGGGGTCTGGCCTACTGGCCATGCCCTTGGCATTTGCCAATGCTGGATGGGTAGTTGGCATCGTTGGCACGATTATTATTGCTTTTATTTGTGGTCACTGCGTTCACAtatttgtaagtacctaatgtatAGCAAGTTTAGTATGTACAGGTTATATGACGTGTGCCCGTATCATAGCGAGACTTAGTAAACTCTTTAAACAAAGGAGTTTGAAAGGTAGACAGCGGGTAACGGGTTCAACCATAGTTTTAGTTCTctaatacctatttttaatttaaaacatgcGAAATTAACTGTCTCTCTGATACCTCTAATAGGTACACGATTAAATCGGTGAACCGTTATATTGAGATATATCGATATAAATTGGCAAGGGATACAGTTTGGGTCCCAAaaaggacataagatagtttttaacAACGGAGATCATCCATTGAGGATGTGAAAAGGGGGGTTAGAGTAAACCCTCTTATTCCAGGTGGATACTTCCCGCGGATGCTGTAAGGCGGAACGAAAACCTCTCCTTAACTACGCCGAGACCTGCCGAGCTGCATTTGCTAATGGCCCTAAAAATGTTAGACGCTATGCTAAAGCTGcaaggtaagtaggtacataaaatatttagaacCAATATTTCTTAGAGTTTTTCTTATCTGTTAATCCATTACACGAAATTCAACCAATTGAAAAATACCTAACATGTTACACAGCGTAATTGTATGTACAGTTGTATTGTAACTATAGAGATCATCGTTACACAAAATATATaagaagaaaaattaaatatgtacaacCTGACTGGGTATATTATGTCTGTGTCTCGGTGTGTGTAATCAAATCTAACGAATTTTGTTGTGTGGCTATGTTCTGAGAATGAACAACCTCGAAAATGAGTAGCAGTATGGTCAGACAACAAAATTAAGTTCCACTGTATGTcttgaaaattttgaaataagCAGATTTGTTTTCACAAACAAAATAAGATTACGCCATTAGTGATTTATTGGAATGATAACGAACTTACATAATGCTGTATACTTTTCTTTTACAGTATTTTTGCGGAGTTATCTTTACTTTGCACATACATTGGTGTTTGCTGCATATTTACGGTACTTATAGcggaaaatattaaacaggttagttgtgtattttttgtattcatagtaaaaaaccggccatgtgcgagtcggactcgcgcacgaagggttccgtaccattacgcaaaaaaaatacgtttgttgtttgggagccccacttaaatatttattttattctggttttagtatttgttgttatagcggcaacatcaatacattatctgtgaaaatttcaactgtctagctatcacggttcatgagatacagcctggtgacagacggacagagagacagaccgcggagtcttagtaatagggtcccgtttttaccctttgggtacggaaccctaaaaaaaatcggGACGAGTGTAAGAACCACCAGCAGGCATATACCATACAATGATGTCGGATGGGGGCTTTAACTAATTCCTAATAATGAAAGAAAGTCTACCAATTTTCCGCGTACCGTAAAATGTTCCTACTCTGTTCCCCCTGTAAAGTGACTTAACGTCTGATAAGTATATTCATAttacttatatacctacttagataagcacaaatgaataaatattttgaattactACGTTGGTCAtggttataaactaatttcccTTTTTTGACGTGCGCCTATTATTTTGGCGCATATAACTTTGCGTAAACTATTGATTGGAGCAGACACCCCAAACCAGCCCCAAACAAtgggtatttactatttattgatCCTCGTTCATTGCTTCAGATATATGTTTAATACAACATTTCATAATGTGATATTGATGATTTACCGATAAAAATATGTAAGATGTTCTTCTTAATATCCATTCaatagaatattaaataatgaatagtttaaaaaatattaataatttcctTTATTTAGAGCAAATATTTTACTAAAGTGGGCCATTTCTTATTTGTTTgtcgattttattttgttgtcagattttgataaaaaatgataggtttgaaaagctccttattctggtcggaataaacACGAATTCcaaatttgggacaaaaaaaattatgtaaattccCATTGAGTTACGGAAAATTCGATACGTTTTCCGTAACACAGtggaagattttgtaggacatacaGTGAAATTTAACTTATGTTGTACAGAATAAGGGTTACAAGGAACTCTTATCTATCcatcaaattttatcaaaatctaagAGAAATGGAAAAATTACAACAATATGTAAAATTACCCAAGTAGGACCATTTACGCAAGCAATATAGAGGATCACTCAGGCACtgtgaaaatggagacctaggctctccgaaacatgtcgcgcgagtgactaaaaatacgtgagtgaaaccgctaagttagctaagttaattatgtcttacgatagtttaaatttgtttaatataGAGGATGTTTACGGTACTACTGGTACAAAGCCAAATGAAATGGACTGTTGTAGAGCGCCTCTCCGCCAGACCCCTGGATTCTATAATGAGGATAGTAAATCAAAATACCTGTCAAGTTACATTGCTCTCATTTTCATGTACCATTTTACGGGATTAACAACCAACTAACTTTTTCGGCGAATGAGCAGAGTATAGGATGAAGAAAGTAGTACTCAGGATTTCATTATGAGTTAGCTACATGATTATTTAATAACCATGTTTAGTTTATACCTGTTTAGTAATCGCCAGAGATGTGAACAAAGCATCAGAGTAATACGAAAATAATATTCAAGATTGGTAGTAAATTGTAAgcactaaaataactaaatgtagaataataatgtaatacttacgtaaaattaagtgttttttttattttcttttcagcTCTTAGACACATACTATCCCGTCGTAACTCTTTCAGTGCAATATTACTGCCTTATTTTGCTAGTACCATTGAGTATTATGACACAAATTAGACATCTCAAGTGGTTGGCACCCTTTTCCTTCATAGCGAACGTGTTATTGGTCCTTACATTCGTAATATGTCTATATTACATATTCAAAGATCCCATATCCATCGAAGGTGTAAGCGCTATGGGACAAATATCTAGATTCCCTGCTTTTCTATCGTAAGTATATGTTGACGtgtttatctttattttcttggtaggatttttttttaaatagtgtctttatttccccgcctggagcatttggtattttttctaattttactaatcatgcattgaatcgttttttatcaaaaatgatgtaagtaaattgtttaaataatttattcttgatttcttttgttgaattgtatttactcgatttcataaggagggaaccaaaaggaatacaccaaaaatatattttttaaaccttacacttgcgtaaatgagcaaagacagaatcttatacagccacagttaaacgtttgtacgatattaaatgggtttttaaagttatttagcactatattcataaaaataaaattaaatataagataaaaattgtttattttattcattaaattgtaatttaatatttacatttttttaatacttttattatgttggctaaaatgactgggatgccattgactatactattgggagttttagaacgaaaaagtaaaaaattaaaaagtaagaggccatcccgctgattttcgtgttacaataaacaaataattttaaaattactgcagttagttaaaatatgtgttttcataaatattgcaatctaaatgtttttcgctagaggttatttatcttcacatatgaaaagtctccgattgcaagtaagtccttCGGAAAAAAATCATCACCGTAGGTAGTAGGTCtattaggtattttaattactgattttgcaaaattgccttgtcttgtttggtttcctcgcatttgatatgaaaagtagagtgtttaactcgggtgaaagacatcatttccgtctcggactattggcgctctcactgcgttcgagcgccaaactacctcgacagatatgggtgcctttcaacccttggttaacaatctactatattttttcacagAACAGTAATCTTCGCAATGGAAGGCATCGGTGTGGTGATGCCAGTGGAGAATGTGATGAAGAAGCCCGAGCATTTCCTCGGATGCCCAAGTGTCCTGGTAATAGCAATGAGCTTTATCATGGTGTTGTACACTATTCTAGGCCTGTTTGGCTACTTCAGATATGGCGATTCAGTGATGGCCACTATAACGCTCAATTTACCTGTCGATCATTGGTATGTACAATTTGTTAGAATAAGGCTTTTACTGCGTCTGGCATGTTGTTAATTTCAGAGACGTAGTTTAAATTTCTGCTCATTCAGTGCGCTGAGGCGCACAGTTCaatttatagtaaaataaaatcaaaagtctCAAAATCTATGAAATTGGATCGCTTTTAACGGATATTCTATAcaaagtgacccgttttaattgtttttgagTGTGTTAGAAAACATTAAAACGTACTTATATGTTGTTTCACATTAGATTCAAATTGCATTAACTTTGAGAAATTAGTCTCTCATCATCTACTAAGTCAAGATTTCAATAAAGAATTGTGTTTCAGGCCTGCGATATGTGCTAAATCGTTCATAGCATTATCGATTTTCTTCACGTATCCTCTTCACTTTTTCGTCGTGGTGgacattttaacaaaatacgTCAACCCACACGTCAAGAAACAATACACGGACATTACGCAGATTTGCATGAGAATCTTTATTGTTTGGTTTTGTGGTATGTTTTCTGTTGGCAATTTTTACAGCCTTGACCTAACAGCCTATTATTTtgagtgtacacatatttttgaaactttgggaatgtatatatatgtttatgcccttgactgtacatctgtacccactaggccagataggtcgttaaatacttattttatatatagctggtcaagcagaTCTTGTCTGTAGAAAAGACGGCAAATTTTTTAAAAAAGGCGCGAAGAGATATCGTCCcgtaagatttgcttgaccaactatagataccTGTGTTTTGtaggttttaataataatttgcaTTTTCAGGTGCGATCGGTATAGCCCTGCCGATGTTGGAACAGATCATCAACATTGTCGGCGCTCTATTTTACTCAATCTTGGGCCTTATCATCCCGGGTATTGTCGACACCATTTTTCGATGGTCTGACCTTGGAAAGTACCAATGGATCCTATGGAAAAATTGTCTAATAGTGCTGTTTGGATTCGTCTGTTTGATTTCCGGATGTGCTGTCACTATAGGAGATATTATACAGAATTTGCGTGAGCAAAGTACGGAGTGACCAATAACTGGgttttatgaaataattaaaataaataataacgcaataaatattaatttaatatggcacaaattttaaaagtaaagaaaatattgataaattcaggatcgtagcgtcatgaaaattggcagctgtatgtagttctgatgacaatacaataatatggtactgtcaaactgatctgatgatgaagccgaaagatatgaactggaacttcatgatggaacATCGTATCATAGCTGTGTTTGGATTTGTTAGAAAAGTCTTGTAATGAACTTTGACCACGATTAGGTTTCAAGGTCAGATGAAGAATCCGGAAGATAGGCACTGGCATCATTCCATGATGGAATATCGTATCATAGTCGTGTTTGCACTTGTGAGAAAGGTCACGTAATGGACTTTGAACACGATCAGATTTCAGGTTACAAACCTACTACTAGTAGAAATTGgtaataggaactctgtgataaaacaacgcaacctaattgtgtttggggtttttagaattgtctcgataagtattagttgcctgtggaaagaaaagtacagtcagcgaaaatagcgtgtaccaaaaatgaaatttttgccaaataCTTATTTCTTAGAGGCAGACTTCTTTTAATTCTGATGCACATATAATACACATGTTTCTGGCTATATACTAGGCGGTAAAATTTAAAGTTATATCTGTAGGAACGATTTGAGACCTGagattgtaatttaaatagttggatattttgtttaacaaaacACATACTTCCCTTATGTATATGCAAGCTAGGGGCAGTAATAGACTTGagagatttaaataaaatgaatttgtACACAAAGGTCGTTTTCATCAGGTATTGAGTAAGCTTTTGATTCCACCTCTTTCTATGTAGTACCCTAACATCCATGCGCGCATCTTCACGGCGCCTGTACAGTTAGTTATTTTGGAGTAATGAACCCTTGTGGACGGCAGCTGCCAATGCGATGGCTAATTTTTATTCGTGTATGGTTGGCTGTTGTTCCTCTACCCACCAacagagcggcagctgacgtccacccGGGATGCTATTGGTCATGGAAGTCTGTTCCTGGTCGTCGGTCTATACGGTTTTATTGTAGGCAACGTCGGTGAGGCATCTGCCAAGTTTACAGCCAATTTATTTTCGTCTAACTAAACTGGACGCTACCACCGTAAATAGCGCGTGATTCTGGCAAAACAACGCTACGTATTACACAACGAAGAACGAACCATACTGGATAAACCATTGAACTTAAAGTTATATTTTGCAAGGGTGACCTGAAAGATTTATTTGTACCAAAATCGCTCTATTGAACTCCCGAGTACCTACTGCTTatggttccgtagtcaactattaggaacccttatagttttgcCATGTCTGCTTTGACTAcggctaaaaaaaatatgaaagccatgaaaaaaaatatggagtGTTGCTCTCCCCGCGTTTTCTAACcaatattattacatttttttaaagtaaacacACCTCCAGTTGAAAGACGCATCATAATAGTTACTAAGTTAAACGGATGTGACATACGGAAGGGATTGCAATCCGGCCCGGCGGATCCGGTAATCCGGCCGGATCCGGCACTTTCCAGGAGCTACTGGATTCGGTTAAAATCCCCGGATCACACAGCACAC contains the following coding sequences:
- the LOC134741522 gene encoding proton-coupled amino acid transporter-like protein pathetic: MNGDVAGKDYNPFEHRKVEKPNSDARALANLLKASLGSGLLAMPLAFANAGWVVGIVGTIIIAFICGHCVHIFVDTSRGCCKAERKPLLNYAETCRAAFANGPKNVRRYAKAASIFAELSLLCTYIGVCCIFTVLIAENIKQLLDTYYPVVTLSVQYYCLILLVPLSIMTQIRHLKWLAPFSFIANVLLVLTFVICLYYIFKDPISIEGVSAMGQISRFPAFLSTVIFAMEGIGVVMPVENVMKKPEHFLGCPSVLVIAMSFIMVLYTILGLFGYFRYGDSVMATITLNLPVDHWPAICAKSFIALSIFFTYPLHFFVVVDILTKYVNPHVKKQYTDITQICMRIFIVWFCGAIGIALPMLEQIINIVGALFYSILGLIIPGIVDTIFRWSDLGKYQWILWKNCLIVLFGFVCLISGCAVTIGDIIQNLREQSTE